A genomic region of Rhodanobacter sp. contains the following coding sequences:
- a CDS encoding type IV pilus secretin PilQ family protein, whose product MSNHIQSVRGRVMRHAIRSLLSLLLLIGAGFSQSALAAGSTLKDISYTTLPGGNVQLHLNFTGAVPQPRIFTTDNPARIAVDFANTDTTAQRHTDIGQGSTSGVSAVSAGGRTRVIVELMRPASYQSAVEGNSLVLTVDNGGMAQSVASAPKQRSVTTASIIDPSKRLPVGADGAISVTNIDFRRGADGQGRVLITFNGSGADAQMRTIGDKVEVSIPNANVPANLAQRLDTVDFATPVQSVTTRTGLGGGVQMTIATKGVVDTSAWQEGNQYVVEVAAKKGENPGAPTGGSISSIGQHPVYTGTRATFNFQDIPVRSVLQLIADTSHLNIVAADSVTGSITLRLVNVPWDQALDVILRAKGLDERRDGNVIWVAPQQELAKYEESLAEARMKAQDNAPLISTYIPISYGKAADIAKLLTTGSMQGGGGGGTAGGAGVSRGFLSPRGSVSFDERTNTLLLNDTAEKTEQIRKLVAVLDKPVQQVLIESRIVIASDNFTRELGVKWGANGQRTNPSGQVLQIGGANGSTLGNNGTTPATVSYNNPGGGTTLNNSGSSTANTTLGGGTGLNVNLPVTNSAASGVLGLAILGKNYALDLELSAAQTEGRGEVISSPRVITANQQEAVIRQGQEIGYVTYQGGVGGTTGSTASVQFKDAVLELKVTPTITADNRVYLAINVTKDSLDKFLTTPNGQVPQINTQSVNTSVLVDNGQTVVLGGIYEINKNNTITKVPGLGDIPGIGFLFRNTYRNNTKAELLIFVTPRILNDSLQ is encoded by the coding sequence ATGAGCAACCACATTCAATCCGTCCGGGGCAGGGTCATGCGCCACGCCATTCGTAGTCTCCTTTCATTGCTGCTGCTCATCGGTGCGGGCTTCAGCCAGTCCGCACTGGCTGCAGGCAGCACGCTGAAGGACATCAGCTACACCACGCTGCCAGGCGGCAACGTCCAACTGCACCTGAATTTCACCGGTGCAGTGCCGCAACCGCGGATCTTCACGACCGACAATCCGGCGCGCATTGCCGTCGATTTCGCCAATACCGATACCACGGCGCAACGGCACACCGACATCGGCCAAGGCTCCACGTCGGGGGTTTCGGCCGTGTCTGCCGGTGGCCGCACCCGCGTGATCGTCGAGTTGATGCGCCCGGCCTCGTATCAGTCGGCGGTGGAGGGGAACAGTTTGGTGCTCACCGTCGACAATGGCGGCATGGCGCAATCGGTGGCCTCGGCACCAAAACAGCGCAGTGTCACCACAGCTTCCATCATCGATCCATCCAAGCGCCTGCCAGTGGGGGCCGATGGGGCCATCAGTGTCACCAACATCGACTTCCGCCGCGGCGCGGACGGCCAGGGCCGCGTCTTGATCACGTTTAATGGTTCCGGTGCCGATGCACAGATGCGGACCATTGGCGACAAGGTCGAAGTCAGCATCCCCAATGCCAATGTGCCGGCAAATCTGGCGCAACGCCTGGATACCGTGGACTTTGCCACGCCGGTGCAATCCGTGACGACCCGCACCGGCCTCGGCGGCGGTGTGCAGATGACCATCGCCACCAAGGGCGTGGTCGATACCTCGGCGTGGCAGGAAGGCAACCAGTACGTGGTCGAGGTGGCAGCCAAGAAAGGCGAAAACCCGGGTGCCCCGACCGGAGGCAGCATCAGCTCGATTGGTCAGCATCCGGTCTATACCGGTACGCGTGCCACCTTCAACTTCCAGGACATACCGGTGCGTTCGGTGCTGCAGCTGATCGCCGATACCTCGCATCTCAATATCGTGGCTGCCGACAGCGTTACAGGCAGCATTACCCTGCGTCTGGTGAACGTGCCTTGGGACCAGGCGCTGGATGTGATCCTGCGGGCCAAAGGTCTGGACGAGCGTCGCGACGGCAACGTGATCTGGGTGGCGCCACAACAAGAGCTTGCCAAGTATGAGGAGAGTCTTGCCGAAGCCCGGATGAAGGCTCAGGACAACGCTCCTTTGATTAGTACCTATATCCCGATCAGCTACGGCAAGGCGGCCGACATCGCCAAGCTGTTGACCACGGGCAGCATGCAAGGCGGCGGCGGTGGTGGCACTGCGGGCGGCGCAGGCGTGTCGCGTGGTTTCCTCTCTCCGCGCGGCAGCGTCTCCTTCGATGAGCGCACCAACACCTTGCTGCTCAACGATACGGCTGAAAAGACCGAGCAGATCCGCAAGCTGGTGGCGGTACTCGACAAACCTGTGCAGCAGGTGCTGATCGAGTCGCGTATCGTGATCGCTTCGGACAATTTCACCCGCGAACTCGGCGTGAAGTGGGGAGCTAACGGCCAACGCACCAACCCGAGCGGCCAGGTTCTGCAGATCGGCGGCGCCAACGGCAGCACGCTGGGCAATAACGGCACGACGCCCGCCACTGTCTCGTACAACAATCCCGGCGGTGGTACCACTCTCAACAACTCCGGCAGCTCTACCGCCAACACCACCCTGGGCGGCGGTACTGGCCTCAACGTGAACCTGCCGGTGACGAACTCGGCTGCGTCCGGTGTGCTGGGCCTGGCCATCCTCGGCAAGAACTATGCATTGGATCTCGAGCTGTCTGCAGCGCAGACCGAGGGACGTGGCGAGGTCATCTCAAGCCCTCGTGTGATTACTGCAAACCAGCAGGAGGCCGTAATCCGCCAAGGCCAGGAGATCGGTTACGTTACCTACCAGGGCGGGGTGGGTGGCACGACGGGCAGCACCGCATCGGTGCAGTTCAAGGACGCGGTGCTGGAATTGAAGGTCACGCCGACCATCACTGCGGACAACCGCGTATATCTCGCGATCAACGTGACGAAGGACTCTCTGGACAAATTCCTCACCACGCCGAATGGTCAGGTTCCGCAGATCAACACCCAGTCGGTGAACACCTCGGTGCTGGTGGACAATGGCCAGACCGTGGTGCTGGGTGGCATCTACGAAATCAACAAGAACAACACGATCACCAAGGTGCCCGGCTTGGGCGACATCCCGGGTATCGGGTTCTTGTTCCGAAACACCTACCGCAACAACACCAAGGCGGAGCTGCTGATCTTCGTGACGCCGCGCATCCTCAACGATTCGCTGCAGTAA
- a CDS encoding pilus assembly protein PilP, whose product MKLSTALKPTMLSRIALLLVAALMLGGCTRGTSDLREWIAQQKAKKGAPIPPLPVIKTFETFTYADQDLRDPFGPSAVQQGAASAGPRPDQNRPKQPLEMFTLDSLKMVGTIGTGAQMEALIKDPHGVIHPVHDGEYMGQSYGRITAISDDHIDLVELVSNGNGGWMERPASIALGEK is encoded by the coding sequence ATGAAGCTGTCCACTGCCTTGAAGCCAACGATGCTGTCGCGCATCGCCCTGCTGCTGGTTGCCGCGCTCATGCTTGGCGGCTGCACCCGCGGCACCTCCGACCTGCGCGAATGGATTGCTCAGCAGAAAGCCAAGAAGGGCGCGCCGATTCCGCCGCTGCCGGTCATCAAGACCTTCGAAACCTTTACTTATGCCGACCAGGATCTGCGCGATCCCTTCGGGCCAAGCGCAGTACAGCAGGGTGCTGCCAGCGCGGGGCCGCGACCGGACCAGAACCGTCCCAAGCAGCCGCTGGAAATGTTCACGCTGGACAGCTTGAAGATGGTCGGCACCATCGGTACGGGTGCGCAGATGGAAGCGCTCATCAAGGACCCCCATGGGGTGATCCATCCGGTGCACGATGGCGAATACATGGGCCAAAGCTATGGTCGCATCACCGCGATCAGTGACGACCATATCGACCTGGTCGAACTGGTATCCAACGGCAATGGTGGTTGGATGGAACGTCCGGCCAGCATCGCACTCGGCGAGAAATAG
- a CDS encoding type 4a pilus biogenesis protein PilO has protein sequence MKFLDDLRGLDRNNIGGWPNSVKIFFTGLLFALVVLVGWYTYVSSQQDELASLANKEEQLKKEFSEKQAKAVNLDALQQQLDEMKDMLRQLLRQLPSKTEMPELLIDISQTALSAGLQVDSFVPQPEIPKDFYAERPIQLKMVGTYHQFGAFISGVASLPHVVILTMHDVSLTPQHAGKDGTTTDGELVLQGTVKTYRYLDEDETSAAKGPARKTAGGRK, from the coding sequence ATGAAGTTCCTGGACGATCTGCGCGGGCTCGACCGCAACAACATCGGCGGCTGGCCCAATTCGGTCAAAATCTTCTTCACTGGGCTGCTGTTTGCGCTGGTGGTGCTGGTGGGTTGGTACACCTACGTCAGCAGCCAGCAGGACGAATTGGCCTCGCTGGCGAACAAGGAAGAGCAGCTCAAGAAGGAGTTCAGCGAGAAGCAGGCCAAGGCGGTCAACCTCGACGCGTTGCAGCAGCAGCTCGACGAGATGAAGGACATGCTGCGCCAACTGCTGCGCCAACTGCCCAGCAAGACCGAGATGCCGGAGCTGCTCATCGACATTTCGCAGACGGCGTTGTCCGCCGGTTTGCAGGTGGATTCCTTTGTGCCGCAGCCCGAAATTCCCAAGGACTTCTACGCCGAAAGGCCGATCCAGCTGAAGATGGTGGGCACCTACCATCAATTCGGTGCCTTCATCAGCGGCGTGGCCTCATTGCCGCACGTGGTGATCCTGACCATGCACGACGTGTCGCTTACGCCGCAGCACGCGGGCAAGGACGGCACCACCACCGATGGCGAGCTGGTCCTGCAAGGTACGGTGAAGACGTATCGCTACCTGGACGAGGACGAGACCTCGGCCGCAAAGGGTCCGGCCAGGAAGACGGCGGGAGGGCGCAAGTGA